Proteins encoded in a region of the Agromyces protaetiae genome:
- a CDS encoding carbohydrate ABC transporter permease produces MTATMSLTTRRAPRRARGAGQRIDWGTPLVYLVALVAVAITIAPVAYVVINGFRTTAQINRDPSGWPDPWVLDKYADVLTSSTFWVQFMNSTIVAVATTTAVVIVGVMAAFVIARYAFRGRDALFALFVAGLLFPLTVAVVPLYTMLKSIGLLGTLAGVIIPQVAFALPTTIIILVPFLRAIPAELEDAATIDGAGRFGFFWRILVPLSGPGLVTVGVLAFVASWNAYLLPLLMLGNPATATLPVGVQYYSTAYSQDTAGVLAFTSVAMLPALLFFTLAQRRIVGGLTGAVKG; encoded by the coding sequence ATGACCGCGACCATGTCCCTCACCACACGGCGAGCGCCCAGGCGCGCACGCGGCGCCGGTCAGCGCATCGACTGGGGCACCCCGCTCGTGTACCTCGTCGCGCTCGTCGCGGTCGCGATCACGATCGCGCCGGTCGCCTACGTGGTGATCAACGGGTTCCGCACGACCGCGCAGATCAACCGGGACCCGAGCGGATGGCCCGATCCGTGGGTGCTCGACAAGTACGCGGACGTGTTGACGTCGAGCACCTTCTGGGTGCAGTTCATGAACAGCACGATCGTCGCGGTCGCGACGACGACCGCGGTCGTGATCGTGGGCGTCATGGCGGCCTTCGTCATCGCGCGCTATGCGTTCCGCGGGCGCGACGCGCTGTTCGCGCTGTTCGTGGCCGGCCTGCTCTTCCCGCTCACGGTCGCCGTCGTGCCCCTCTACACGATGCTGAAGTCCATCGGCCTGCTCGGCACCCTCGCGGGCGTCATCATCCCGCAGGTCGCGTTCGCGCTGCCGACCACGATCATCATCCTCGTGCCCTTCCTGCGGGCCATCCCGGCCGAGCTCGAAGACGCCGCGACCATCGACGGCGCCGGCCGGTTCGGCTTCTTCTGGCGCATCCTCGTGCCGCTGTCGGGGCCGGGCCTCGTGACCGTGGGCGTGCTCGCCTTCGTCGCGAGCTGGAACGCCTACCTGCTGCCGCTGCTCATGCTCGGCAACCCGGCGACCGCGACCCTGCCGGTCGGCGTGCAGTACTACTCGACCGCGTACTCGCAGGACACCGCGGGCGTGCTCGCCTTCACGTCGGTCGCGATGCTGCCGGCCCTGCTCTTCTTCACCCTCGCCCAGCGACGCATCGTCGGGGGCCTCACCGGAGCCGTCAAGGGATGA
- a CDS encoding beta-xylosidase/alpha-l-arabinosidase, which produces MTTESILQTTTTPDAPWRDPARPVAERVADLIGRMSLDEKLAQLYGVWVGASDDGGGDVAPHQHDLNDDVDLDALLPSGLGQLTRPFGTAPVDAAVGALSLARMQERVMRANRFGIPALAHEECLAGFAAWGATAYPVPLSWGASFDPELVERMSRRIGDDLRAVGVHQGLAPVLDVVRDARWGRVEETIGEDPYLVSTVATAYVRGLEASGVVATLKHFVGYSASKGGRNLAPVSIGARELADVLLPPFEMAVREGGARSVMNAYTDLDGVPSAADRGLLTELLRETWGFEGTVVADYFAVAFLKLLHGTAGTWAEAAGAALAAGIDVELPTVKAFGEPLRLAVERGAVDAALVDVALERVLRQKAELGLLDADWSPIPPALAALGVDLNGTDLAGADLAGADLAGARLDAGRGVPDLVRGRVDLDSPGNRALAARLAEEAIVLVANDGTLPLASPRRIAVIGPNADDPYAMLGCYSFPAHVVTQHPGVDIGIRIPTLLDAVRTEFPDAEVVHALGTTVDGFETDGFDDAVDLAASADVVVLALGDRAGLFGRGTSGEGCDVESLDLPGAQAALLDAVLDAGTPTVLALLTGRPYALGRATTEAAAIVQAFFAGEEGAPAIAGVLGGRVNPGGRLPVSIPATSGSQPTTYLAAPLARANDVSNVDPTPAFPFGHGLGYAEIRWDGFEVGADEVAIGEDPGAVDARGATNASGSTDLRVRLTNTSARAAVEVVQLYLHDPVASVVRPVQRLIGFARVELAADESADVRFSVPADLASFTGRDGRRIVEPGELVLSLGRSSGDLVFEHRVRLVGAVRTVDHTRRLHPGVVVERIG; this is translated from the coding sequence ATGACCACCGAATCCATTCTGCAGACCACGACCACGCCGGATGCCCCGTGGCGCGACCCCGCCCGCCCCGTCGCGGAGCGCGTGGCCGATCTCATCGGGCGCATGTCGCTCGACGAGAAGCTCGCGCAGCTGTACGGCGTGTGGGTGGGCGCGTCCGACGACGGCGGCGGCGACGTCGCCCCGCACCAGCACGATCTGAACGACGACGTCGACCTCGACGCGCTGTTGCCGTCTGGCCTCGGCCAGCTCACCCGGCCGTTCGGCACCGCGCCGGTCGACGCCGCGGTCGGCGCGCTGTCGCTCGCGCGGATGCAGGAACGTGTCATGCGGGCCAACCGGTTCGGCATCCCGGCGCTCGCGCACGAGGAATGCCTCGCGGGCTTCGCAGCGTGGGGTGCGACGGCGTACCCGGTCCCGCTGTCATGGGGCGCGAGCTTCGATCCCGAGCTGGTCGAGCGGATGTCCCGGAGGATCGGCGACGATCTGCGCGCCGTGGGCGTGCACCAGGGCCTCGCGCCCGTGCTCGACGTCGTGCGCGATGCGCGCTGGGGACGGGTCGAGGAGACCATCGGCGAGGATCCGTACCTCGTGTCGACCGTCGCCACGGCGTACGTACGCGGGCTCGAGGCGTCCGGGGTCGTCGCGACCCTCAAGCACTTCGTCGGCTACTCGGCATCGAAGGGCGGGCGGAACCTCGCACCCGTCTCGATCGGCGCGCGAGAGCTCGCCGACGTGCTGCTGCCGCCCTTCGAGATGGCCGTCCGGGAGGGTGGCGCGCGTAGCGTCATGAACGCGTACACCGACCTCGACGGCGTGCCCTCGGCCGCCGATCGGGGGCTGCTCACCGAGTTGCTGCGCGAGACCTGGGGTTTCGAGGGCACGGTCGTCGCCGACTACTTCGCGGTGGCCTTCCTGAAGCTGCTGCACGGCACGGCGGGCACATGGGCCGAGGCGGCCGGAGCGGCGCTCGCGGCGGGCATCGATGTCGAGCTGCCGACCGTCAAGGCGTTCGGCGAGCCGCTGCGGCTCGCGGTCGAGCGTGGGGCGGTCGACGCGGCGCTCGTGGACGTCGCGCTCGAGCGGGTGCTGCGTCAGAAGGCCGAGCTCGGGCTGCTCGACGCCGACTGGTCGCCCATCCCTCCGGCTCTCGCCGCGCTCGGCGTGGATCTGAACGGCACCGATCTCGCGGGCGCCGATCTCGCGGGCGCCGATCTCGCCGGCGCCCGGCTCGACGCGGGGCGCGGCGTGCCCGACCTCGTGCGGGGCCGCGTCGACCTCGACTCGCCCGGCAATCGTGCGCTCGCCGCCCGGCTCGCCGAGGAGGCGATCGTGCTGGTCGCGAACGATGGCACGCTGCCGCTGGCTTCGCCGCGGCGCATCGCCGTGATCGGACCGAACGCCGACGACCCGTACGCCATGCTCGGCTGCTACTCGTTCCCCGCGCACGTGGTCACGCAGCACCCCGGCGTCGACATCGGCATCCGCATCCCGACCCTGCTCGACGCGGTTCGCACCGAGTTCCCCGATGCCGAGGTCGTGCACGCGCTCGGCACGACCGTCGACGGATTCGAGACGGATGGCTTCGACGACGCCGTCGATCTCGCCGCCTCGGCCGACGTCGTCGTGCTCGCGCTCGGCGACCGCGCCGGGCTGTTCGGCCGCGGTACGAGCGGCGAGGGCTGCGATGTCGAGTCGCTCGACCTGCCCGGCGCGCAGGCCGCGCTGCTCGACGCGGTGCTCGACGCGGGAACGCCGACCGTGCTCGCGCTGCTCACCGGCCGGCCGTACGCGCTCGGCCGGGCCACGACCGAGGCCGCCGCGATCGTGCAGGCGTTCTTCGCGGGCGAGGAGGGCGCGCCGGCGATCGCCGGTGTGCTCGGCGGTCGAGTGAACCCGGGCGGCCGGCTCCCCGTGAGCATCCCCGCGACCTCGGGATCGCAGCCCACGACCTACCTCGCCGCACCGCTCGCGCGCGCGAACGACGTGTCGAACGTCGACCCCACCCCGGCGTTCCCGTTCGGGCACGGACTCGGCTACGCAGAGATCCGGTGGGACGGGTTCGAGGTCGGCGCCGACGAGGTGGCGATCGGCGAGGATCCCGGTGCGGTGGATGCACGTGGGGCGACGAACGCGAGCGGATCGACCGACCTGCGGGTGCGCCTGACGAACACGAGCGCACGGGCAGCGGTGGAGGTCGTCCAGCTCTACCTGCACGACCCCGTGGCGTCGGTCGTGCGGCCCGTCCAACGGCTCATCGGGTTCGCACGCGTAGAGCTCGCGGCGGATGAGTCCGCCGACGTGCGGTTCAGCGTGCCGGCCGATCTCGCGTCGTTCACCGGGCGTGACGGCCGTCGCATCGTCGAGCCGGGCGAGCTCGTGCTGAGCCTCGGCCGGTCGAGCGGCGACCTCGTGTTCGAGCACCGCGTACGGCTCGTCGGAGCAGTCCGCACCGTGGATCACACGCGTCGCCTGCATCCCGGCGTCGTCGTCGAGCGGATCGGCTGA
- a CDS encoding LacI family DNA-binding transcriptional regulator: MEFDAAPERVTLAEVADEAGVSLSTISKVLNGRADVSPTTRARVEQLLADRGYRRRNGRAEHRDLIELVFHELDPIWSMELIDGVGKVAKQHGLSVVLTVSGSRHSPAPDWIEGVMRRRPAAVVLVFSDLAPEYREQLRSRAIPFVIVDPAGDPSADAPSVGSANWSGGLAATRHLIELGHRRIAAITGPEDMMCSLARVDGYRTAMNSAGLAIDPAWIRFGDFHVSGGRDRARELLARPDRPTAIFAGSDMQALGVMEAARELGIRVPDELSIVGYDDIPLARWLTPRLTTVHQPLRRMGEEAARLAIGLSETDATPGGPTPRMDLATSLVVRESTAAPA; this comes from the coding sequence ATGGAATTCGATGCGGCGCCGGAGCGCGTCACGCTCGCCGAGGTCGCCGACGAGGCCGGCGTCTCGCTCTCGACGATCTCGAAGGTGCTGAACGGCCGGGCTGATGTCTCGCCGACCACCCGCGCGCGGGTCGAGCAGCTGCTCGCCGATCGCGGCTACCGTCGTCGGAACGGTCGCGCCGAGCACCGCGACCTCATCGAGCTCGTGTTCCACGAGCTCGACCCGATCTGGTCGATGGAGCTCATCGACGGGGTGGGCAAGGTCGCGAAACAGCACGGGCTGAGCGTCGTGCTCACCGTGAGCGGGAGCCGCCACTCGCCGGCGCCCGACTGGATCGAGGGCGTCATGCGCCGCCGGCCGGCCGCCGTCGTGCTGGTCTTCAGCGACCTCGCGCCCGAGTACCGCGAGCAGCTGCGCTCACGCGCCATCCCGTTCGTGATCGTCGACCCGGCGGGCGACCCCTCGGCCGACGCACCGTCGGTCGGGTCGGCGAACTGGTCGGGCGGGCTCGCCGCCACGCGACACCTCATCGAGCTCGGGCATCGCCGCATCGCGGCGATCACGGGGCCCGAGGACATGATGTGCTCGCTCGCCCGCGTCGACGGCTACCGCACGGCGATGAACTCCGCGGGGCTCGCGATCGACCCCGCATGGATCCGGTTCGGCGACTTCCATGTGTCGGGCGGCCGCGACCGCGCGCGCGAGCTGCTCGCACGGCCCGACCGGCCGACCGCGATCTTCGCGGGCAGCGACATGCAGGCACTCGGCGTCATGGAGGCCGCGCGCGAGCTCGGCATCCGCGTGCCCGACGAGCTCTCGATCGTGGGGTACGACGACATCCCCCTCGCGCGCTGGCTCACGCCTCGGCTGACCACGGTGCACCAGCCGCTCCGGAGGATGGGCGAGGAGGCGGCTCGGCTCGCGATCGGCCTGAGCGAGACGGATGCCACGCCTGGCGGCCCCACGCCGCGCATGGATCTCGCCACGAGTCTCGTCGTCCGCGAGAGCACCGCGGCGCCCGCCTGA
- the xylA gene encoding xylose isomerase, with amino-acid sequence MPNPTREDRFSFGLWTIGYTGIDPFGGPTRPALDVVHAVERLDELGAYGLTFHDDDLFAFGSTDGERQRQIDRLKGALDATGLVVPMVTTNLFSAPVFKDGGFTSNDRQVRRFALRKVLRNLDLAAELGASTFVMWGGREGAEYDSAKDVRAALERYREAVNLLGEYVTDRGYDIRFAIEPKPNEPRGDILLPTVGHALAFIETLERPELVGVNPEVGHEQMAGLNFAAGIAQALYQGKLFHIDLNGQRGIKYDQDLVFGHGDLHNAFALVDLLEHGGPNGGPAYDGPRHFDYKPSRTEDETGVWESAAANMRTYLLLRERAAAFRADPEVQEALAAARVPELAEPTLGVGESYDDLLADRSAYEDFDAGAYFGGHGFGFVRLQQLATEHLLGARG; translated from the coding sequence ATGCCCAACCCCACCCGCGAAGACCGCTTCTCGTTCGGCCTGTGGACCATCGGCTACACCGGTATCGACCCGTTCGGCGGGCCGACCAGGCCGGCCCTCGACGTCGTGCACGCGGTCGAGCGGCTCGACGAGCTCGGCGCGTACGGCCTGACCTTCCACGACGACGACCTGTTCGCCTTCGGCTCGACCGACGGCGAGCGGCAGCGCCAGATCGATCGGCTCAAGGGCGCCCTCGACGCGACCGGACTCGTCGTGCCCATGGTCACCACGAACCTGTTCAGCGCACCCGTCTTCAAAGACGGCGGGTTCACGTCGAACGACCGGCAGGTGCGACGCTTCGCGCTGCGGAAGGTGCTGCGCAATCTCGACCTCGCCGCCGAGCTCGGAGCTTCGACGTTCGTCATGTGGGGCGGCCGCGAGGGCGCCGAGTACGACAGTGCGAAAGACGTGCGCGCCGCGCTCGAACGCTACCGCGAGGCCGTGAACCTGCTCGGTGAGTACGTCACCGATCGCGGCTACGACATCCGGTTCGCGATCGAACCCAAGCCGAACGAGCCGCGAGGCGACATCCTGCTGCCGACCGTCGGGCACGCGCTCGCGTTCATCGAGACCCTTGAACGCCCCGAGCTCGTCGGCGTGAACCCCGAGGTCGGGCACGAGCAGATGGCCGGGCTGAACTTCGCGGCCGGAATCGCGCAAGCGCTGTACCAGGGCAAGCTCTTCCACATCGACCTCAACGGCCAGCGGGGCATCAAGTACGACCAGGACCTCGTCTTCGGCCATGGCGACCTGCACAATGCGTTCGCGCTCGTCGACCTGCTCGAGCACGGCGGACCGAACGGCGGGCCGGCCTACGACGGTCCGCGGCACTTCGACTACAAGCCGAGCCGCACCGAGGATGAGACCGGCGTCTGGGAGTCTGCGGCCGCGAACATGCGTACGTATCTCCTGCTGCGCGAGCGCGCCGCCGCGTTCCGCGCCGACCCCGAGGTCCAGGAGGCGCTTGCCGCCGCTCGTGTGCCCGAGCTCGCCGAACCCACGCTGGGCGTCGGCGAGTCGTACGACGATCTGCTCGCCGACCGTTCGGCGTACGAGGACTTCGACGCCGGCGCGTACTTCGGTGGCCACGGGTTCGGCTTCGTCCGCCTGCAGCAGCTCGCGACCGAGCACCTGCTCGGCGCGCGCGGCTGA
- the xylB gene encoding xylulokinase codes for MTLVAGIDSSTQSCKVVVRDAETGALVRSGRASHPEGTEVHPDAWWAAMQAAISEAGGLADVAAVSIAGQQHGMVALDAEGRVVRPALLWNDTRSAAAARDLIAEVGADEYARRTGVVPVASFTATKLRWLADAEPAHAARTAAVALPHDWLSWRLRGYGPVGDPDAPHGAEFEALATDRSDASGTAYWGAGGYDHDLLVLALGHEAELPRVLGPAEAAGRTPGGVLVAAGAGDNAGAALGLDARPGDVVVSIGTSGTVFAVTEHPVADASGTVAGFADATGAWLPLIATMNAARVLDAIAELLGIDHDELGRLALEAEPGAGGLVLVPYFEGERTPNLPDATASLTGMTLASTTRPNLARAAIEGLLCSLADGLDAVRGQGVQARRVLLIGGAARNRAVRRIAAQVFDVPVVVPAAGEYVADGAARQAAWALTGDRPTWPVVLDAELKPEPVRAIREAYRAAAARA; via the coding sequence GTGACCCTCGTCGCCGGCATCGATTCGTCCACCCAGTCCTGCAAGGTCGTCGTCCGCGACGCCGAGACCGGGGCGCTCGTGCGCAGCGGTCGCGCGTCGCATCCAGAGGGCACCGAGGTGCATCCCGACGCGTGGTGGGCCGCCATGCAGGCGGCGATCTCGGAGGCGGGCGGGCTCGCCGACGTCGCAGCCGTCTCGATCGCGGGACAGCAGCACGGCATGGTCGCGCTCGACGCCGAGGGCCGCGTGGTGCGCCCCGCGCTGCTGTGGAACGACACGCGTTCGGCCGCCGCCGCGCGCGATCTCATCGCCGAGGTGGGCGCCGACGAGTACGCGCGCCGCACGGGCGTGGTGCCGGTCGCGTCGTTCACGGCCACGAAGCTGCGCTGGCTCGCCGACGCGGAGCCGGCACACGCGGCTCGCACCGCGGCGGTCGCGCTCCCGCACGACTGGCTGTCGTGGCGGCTTCGCGGCTACGGTCCGGTGGGCGATCCGGATGCTCCGCACGGTGCCGAGTTCGAGGCGCTCGCGACGGACCGGTCGGATGCCTCGGGCACGGCGTATTGGGGCGCAGGCGGCTACGACCATGACCTGCTGGTGCTCGCGTTGGGGCATGAGGCGGAGCTGCCACGCGTGCTCGGCCCCGCCGAGGCCGCGGGCCGAACGCCCGGCGGCGTGCTCGTGGCGGCCGGCGCCGGGGACAATGCGGGCGCGGCGCTCGGGCTCGACGCGCGCCCGGGCGATGTCGTGGTCTCGATCGGCACGAGCGGAACGGTGTTCGCGGTGACGGAGCATCCGGTCGCCGACGCCAGCGGCACGGTCGCGGGCTTCGCCGACGCGACCGGGGCGTGGCTGCCGCTCATTGCGACGATGAACGCGGCACGCGTGCTCGACGCGATCGCCGAGCTGCTGGGCATCGACCACGACGAGCTCGGGCGGCTCGCGCTCGAGGCCGAGCCCGGGGCGGGAGGGCTCGTGCTCGTGCCGTATTTCGAGGGCGAGCGCACCCCGAACCTGCCCGACGCGACCGCGTCGCTCACGGGCATGACGCTCGCGAGCACGACGCGACCGAACCTCGCGCGCGCGGCGATCGAGGGGCTGCTGTGCAGCCTCGCCGACGGGCTCGACGCGGTGCGCGGGCAGGGCGTCCAGGCGCGGCGCGTGCTGCTCATCGGCGGGGCGGCGCGCAACCGGGCGGTGCGCCGGATCGCGGCGCAGGTCTTCGACGTGCCGGTGGTCGTGCCCGCCGCGGGCGAGTACGTCGCCGACGGCGCGGCGCGACAGGCGGCGTGGGCATTGACTGGTGACCGGCCGACCTGGCCCGTCGTACTCGACGCCGAGCTCAAGCCCGAGCCCGTACGGGCCATCCGTGAGGCCTACCGGGCGGCGGCTGCTCGCGCGTAG
- a CDS encoding RHS repeat-associated core domain-containing protein, whose product MTGGLVSPVWAASAPGDTAGDVQLGSFSLADGLEGTIGELDGSFGFSLPAGGVQLAWDSRALGVEPAPLGRGWSFGVSKIRVTGGVWVHPASGGAFEMDASAPTGLAGYPRNDVSFAAAAAGAVVPARADGSVGETPYAYVLHELGGVATYYDAAGYPVRETSGDLVTTTDYDVFGNATATIDADGNRTAYAYDEAGALVAATQADRDGAPVGGMRYGYDDYGRVNSLERENGVRTDYTFTSAAQISTEVTTAPDGVLSEREYTYAPAGTLSSRIDRVRGDDGRLHVTRTEYEYDALDRLVRSNIREGDGADSRVLTRTEYEPTIGGDLAAETVTTHPDTAEAVSTTREFEYSAVGELTAIVADGQRRAQEFDVEGNLLASADGDRYEYDAADRLLAHTTPDGVRIETTYWADGARKEHTTSTGATRYYWDGVRLINEVHETPAASQGTASYLIGTTRHARTTRADGEAASTSYFGTDRHGNVTDLTDEAGARTTTYTYSDYGVATVTGDRSGRMPAGIGELAYNPFQYAAEYTYRDGTQPLGPRTYDPQQARFLTEDDAPLANLYAFGDLNPITNVDPSGREAIDDWVNVGLAIAGFVFTAAGAALMLSNPSTLFTVMGGIGAFVAGLDFAAAGAELFIALSGPRFLAPEVTMIAAWVVFATGLGILGGGGAVKYFTRSKKVASATGSGAPEQVAQTETKATPVVTEQRPRSKPDADDDSRKSDDGDSNADDGDDPTSSESGGEYPIIVVENDGWSPVLSRVTPTNRERTVDEAFTPEQQRNLVNAYKSVAKLDTSVLDRLFRTSNSELKDLLLSADFHITKAKSSAKTLVTGLETTPPMMDMKTTDLFLDSLKSAQGKLEGAESLMKTHSIPGIEVVTNLRTQTDKIGDDLRNAF is encoded by the coding sequence TTGACCGGCGGGCTGGTGTCGCCGGTCTGGGCGGCTTCGGCGCCCGGTGACACGGCGGGCGACGTGCAGTTGGGCTCGTTCTCGTTGGCCGACGGGCTCGAGGGTACGATCGGTGAGCTCGACGGATCGTTCGGCTTCTCGCTCCCCGCCGGTGGGGTGCAGCTCGCGTGGGACTCGCGTGCACTGGGTGTGGAGCCGGCTCCGCTCGGTCGAGGGTGGTCGTTCGGGGTCTCGAAGATCCGTGTGACCGGCGGGGTCTGGGTACACCCGGCCTCGGGCGGGGCGTTCGAGATGGACGCGTCCGCGCCGACCGGGCTCGCGGGCTATCCGCGCAACGACGTGTCGTTCGCGGCGGCGGCGGCCGGCGCGGTGGTGCCGGCGCGCGCCGATGGGTCGGTGGGGGAGACGCCGTACGCGTACGTGCTGCACGAGCTCGGTGGGGTGGCCACGTACTACGATGCGGCGGGGTATCCCGTGCGCGAGACGTCGGGTGACCTGGTCACGACGACTGACTACGACGTGTTCGGCAATGCGACGGCCACGATCGACGCGGACGGCAATCGCACGGCGTACGCGTACGACGAGGCCGGGGCGCTCGTGGCGGCGACGCAGGCCGATCGTGACGGCGCCCCGGTGGGCGGGATGCGATACGGCTACGACGACTACGGCCGGGTGAACTCGCTCGAGCGCGAGAACGGCGTGCGAACCGATTACACGTTCACGAGTGCCGCGCAAATCTCGACCGAGGTCACGACTGCGCCCGATGGGGTCCTCTCCGAGCGCGAATACACGTACGCCCCCGCCGGCACGCTGAGCAGTCGCATCGATCGGGTGCGAGGCGACGACGGCCGATTGCACGTGACGCGCACGGAGTACGAGTACGACGCGCTCGACCGGCTCGTGCGGTCGAACATCCGGGAAGGCGACGGCGCCGATAGCCGGGTGCTGACCCGGACCGAGTACGAGCCGACCATCGGCGGCGACCTCGCCGCCGAGACGGTCACGACCCACCCGGACACCGCCGAGGCGGTCAGTACGACCCGTGAGTTCGAGTACTCGGCGGTCGGTGAGCTCACGGCGATCGTCGCCGACGGGCAGCGCCGGGCCCAGGAGTTCGATGTCGAGGGGAACCTGCTGGCCTCCGCCGACGGCGACCGGTACGAGTACGACGCCGCGGACCGGCTCCTGGCGCACACCACACCCGACGGCGTACGCATCGAGACGACGTACTGGGCCGACGGTGCGCGCAAGGAGCACACCACCTCGACCGGTGCGACCCGGTACTACTGGGACGGCGTCCGGCTGATCAACGAGGTCCACGAGACCCCGGCCGCGAGCCAGGGGACCGCGAGCTACCTGATCGGCACGACCCGACACGCGCGGACCACCCGCGCCGACGGCGAGGCCGCGAGCACCTCATACTTCGGCACCGACCGACACGGCAACGTCACCGACCTCACCGACGAGGCCGGCGCGCGCACGACGACATACACGTACTCCGACTACGGGGTCGCCACCGTCACCGGCGACCGCTCCGGGCGCATGCCGGCGGGGATCGGCGAGCTCGCGTACAACCCGTTCCAGTACGCCGCCGAGTACACCTACCGCGACGGCACCCAACCCCTCGGGCCGCGCACCTACGACCCGCAACAGGCACGATTCCTCACCGAAGACGACGCTCCCCTGGCGAACCTCTACGCGTTCGGCGACCTGAACCCGATCACCAACGTCGACCCGTCGGGCCGGGAAGCCATAGACGACTGGGTCAACGTCGGGCTCGCGATCGCCGGATTCGTCTTCACGGCGGCCGGTGCCGCGCTCATGCTCTCAAACCCCAGCACGCTGTTCACGGTCATGGGTGGGATCGGCGCCTTTGTCGCGGGGCTCGACTTCGCGGCCGCGGGGGCCGAGCTGTTCATCGCCCTCAGTGGCCCGCGGTTCCTTGCGCCGGAAGTCACGATGATCGCCGCGTGGGTGGTCTTCGCCACAGGGCTCGGCATCCTGGGTGGCGGCGGAGCTGTCAAATACTTCACACGGAGCAAGAAGGTGGCCTCTGCGACCGGCAGTGGGGCGCCCGAGCAGGTGGCGCAGACCGAGACGAAAGCCACGCCCGTCGTGACCGAGCAACGCCCTCGGTCGAAGCCGGATGCCGACGACGACTCGCGAAAGTCCGATGACGGCGATTCGAACGCCGATGACGGCGACGATCCGACAAGCAGTGAATCGGGCGGGGAGTACCCGATCATCGTCGTCGAGAACGACGGCTGGTCTCCCGTCCTCTCGCGCGTCACACCCACCAACCGCGAACGTACGGTCGACGAGGCGTTCACGCCCGAACAGCAGCGCAATCTGGTCAATGCGTACAAGTCCGTCGCCAAGCTCGACACCTCGGTGCTGGACAGGTTGTTCAGGACGTCCAATAGCGAGTTGAAGGACCTGCTGCTGTCGGCCGATTTCCACATCACCAAAGCGAAAAGCTCGGCGAAGACCCTCGTCACTGGACTCGAGACCACACCGCCGATGATGGACATGAAGACGACGGACCTCTTCTTGGACTCGCTGAAGTCTGCCCAGGGCAAGCTAGAGGGAGCCGAGAGCCTCATGAAGACGCACTCGATTCCGGGGATCGAGGTCGTCACCAATCTGCGAACGCAGACGGATAAGATCGGCGATGACCTACGCAACGCATTCTGA
- a CDS encoding glycerate kinase produces the protein MSRIVIAPDSFKGTIDAADAAAALARGWAAERPGDETVLRPMADGGEGTLDAFEASVPGAERRSITVSGPVDGDPPVETSWVRLPDGTGVVELAATSGLDLVDPLRPLDAHTGGFGEAIVAALDAGVTRLLVGLGGSASSDGGVAALAVLGARFSDASGQPISHGNRGLADLVDVQLDDLRTRPPRGVLIVGDVTNPLLGEYGAAAVFGPQKGADSALVSIIETNLARLARLMPEGGPLAGAAGAGAAGGTGFGLLAWGAEMGAGAKLVADAVGLADAIAGADLVITGEGRFDGQSEAGKAPTEVARIARDADVPVALAAGAITAEPASFVASVSLTDLAGGGAAAMADPSRWLEEAGRALARQASPA, from the coding sequence ATGAGCCGCATCGTCATCGCCCCCGACTCGTTCAAGGGCACGATCGATGCCGCCGACGCGGCCGCGGCGCTCGCGCGCGGCTGGGCGGCCGAGCGCCCCGGCGACGAGACCGTGCTGCGCCCCATGGCCGACGGCGGCGAGGGCACGCTCGACGCGTTCGAGGCGTCGGTGCCGGGCGCGGAGCGCCGGTCCATCACGGTCAGCGGGCCCGTCGACGGGGATCCGCCGGTCGAGACGTCGTGGGTGCGGCTGCCAGACGGCACCGGGGTCGTCGAGCTTGCCGCGACGAGCGGGCTCGACCTGGTCGATCCGCTGCGGCCGCTCGACGCGCACACCGGAGGTTTCGGCGAGGCGATCGTCGCCGCACTCGACGCGGGCGTCACGCGTCTGCTCGTCGGCCTCGGCGGCAGCGCGTCGAGCGACGGCGGCGTCGCCGCGCTCGCGGTACTGGGTGCACGGTTCTCGGATGCCTCGGGGCAGCCGATCTCGCATGGCAACCGCGGGCTCGCCGACCTCGTCGACGTGCAGCTCGACGACCTCCGCACGCGTCCGCCGCGCGGCGTGCTCATCGTCGGCGACGTGACCAATCCGCTGCTGGGGGAGTACGGCGCCGCGGCCGTGTTCGGGCCGCAGAAGGGCGCCGACTCCGCCCTCGTGAGCATCATCGAGACGAACCTCGCCCGGCTCGCACGGCTCATGCCCGAGGGCGGACCGCTGGCCGGCGCAGCCGGCGCGGGTGCCGCCGGGGGAACCGGGTTCGGGCTGCTGGCGTGGGGCGCCGAGATGGGTGCGGGCGCGAAGCTCGTCGCCGACGCGGTCGGCCTCGCCGACGCCATCGCCGGAGCCGACCTCGTGATCACAGGCGAGGGTCGGTTCGACGGGCAGTCCGAGGCGGGCAAGGCGCCCACCGAGGTCGCGCGCATCGCCCGTGACGCCGACGTGCCGGTCGCGCTCGCCGCGGGCGCGATCACGGCCGAGCCGGCCTCGTTCGTGGCATCCGTCTCGCTCACCGACCTAGCCGGTGGCGGCGCCGCAGCCATGGCCGACCCCTCGCGCTGGCTCGAGGAGGCCGGCCGCGCGCTCGCTCGCCAGGCCTCGCCCGCCTGA